From the genome of Papaver somniferum cultivar HN1 chromosome 2, ASM357369v1, whole genome shotgun sequence, one region includes:
- the LOC113349689 gene encoding E3 ubiquitin-protein ligase UPL2-like isoform X1, with protein MASLRSSLPARLRHLLSGDGGAVGPSLKLESEPPPSIKTFIDNVIKTPLHDIAIPLTGFRWEYNKGNFHHWRPLFLHFETFFKTYISHRRDLLLSDNILDNDDAFPKHAILQILRVMQTILENCPNKSSFAGVEHFKLLLASTDPEILIATLETLCTLVKINPSKLHVSGKLIGLGSINSYLLSLAQGWGSKEEGLGLYTCITSNERIEEDPSSSLSDVDKEGAKSQYRLGSTLYFEFHGVSAQSTEGSGAMTKSSDLRVIHISDLHTQQEDDLLLLKQCVEQYNVPQEHRFSLLSRIRYARSFCSPSACRLYSRICLLAFIVLVQSNDAHDEIVSFFANEPEYTNELIKIVRSEETIPGTIKTLAMLALAAQLAAYSSSHDRARILSGSSIIAAGGNRMVLLNVFQKAVSSMKSSNDPSTLSLVEALLQFYMLHVISSSSSGSAIRGSGMVPTLLPVLQDVESAHMHLVCLAVKALQKLMNYSNAAVSLFKDLGGVELLAQRLHIEVNRVIGLSGPNDNSMIVEDISNFDDDHLYAQKRLIKALLKALGSATYAPANSSRSHNSHDNSLPISLSTIFRNVERFGGDIYFSAVTVMNELIHKDPTCFSALHELGLPAAFLSSVAAGILPSSKAITCVPSGLGAICLNAKGLEAVNDTTALRFLVDIFTSRKYVLAMNEGVVPLANAVEELLRHVSSLRGTGVDLIIEVIDKLGAFGDDGCSGSSEKGESSNAMETDSEDKKSEGQGSLVSTANSTSDGISDERFVQLCIFHVMVLVHRTMENSETCRLFVEKKGIDALMRLLLRPSIAQSSEGMSIALHSTVVFKGFTQHHSAPLAHAFCVSLRENLKKALGGFDSASGSFLLAPKSTPDKAIFSCLFIVEFLLFLAASRDNRWVAALLMEFGNDSKDVLEDIGRVHREVLWQIALLEDTPVDIEDNSSGSTTDAQKLETNADQSDEQRVNSFRQQLDPLLRRRSSGWSVESQFFDLINMYRDLGRASGGPQRLGMDGSSNPLLRSGHQFHVAGSSEVSGSSKVEGDKQRSYYSLCCDMMRSLSYHISHLFSELGKVMLLPSRRREDSFNVSPASKSVASTFASIVLGHLNFGGHVDPSKSEASISTKCRFLGKVIDFADGILLDRSDSCNAILVNCFYGHGVVQAVLTTFEATSQLLFAVNRAPASPMETDDLKSNQGDKDEADHSWIYGPLASYGTLMDHLVTSNLIISSFTKHLLGQPLTNGNISFPRDAEAFVKVLQSMVLKAVLPIWTHPQFSDCSYEFITTIVSIMRHIYSGVEVKNVTSSSGTRASGPPPNEAAISTIEEMGFTRLRAEEALRQVGTDSVEMAMEWLFSHPEEVLEDDDELARALAMSLGSGKSAMEDDEKEVIPDQEEEALQLPPVDELLLTCTRLLQVKESLAFPIRDLLVMICSQNDGEYRAKVITFIIDHVKLCSSVSESGTSNVLSALFHVLALVLHEDAVARKVALENGLVTIASDLLSQWDPSSQGGEKLHVPKWVTSSFLAIDRLLQVDPKLGSELPEQLKKDVPDTNQSSLVIGEDKPNKLQSTLGLGQPGIGVQEQKRLVEIACRCIKLQLPSETMHVILQLCATLTRTHAVAVSFLDEGGLPSLLSLPTCSLFSGFDNIAATIVRHILEDPQTLQQAMETEIRHSLVAATNRHSNGRLTPRNFLLNLASVISRDPVVFMQASQSTCQIEMVGDRPYVVLLKDREKDKSKEKEKRQSADGKPVSCDINTQTPGSGSAKGLDSNIKSAKVHRKSPQSFTSVIELLLDSVITYVPSPQNDSSGDGFSGAPTLSKMDIDDTANKGKGKAIETVPENNETSGQEASASLAKTVFVLKLLTEILLTYSSSVPILLRRDAEISNCRGPPLMGPPDICSGGIFHHILHKFLPYAGSHKKEKKVDGDWRQKLATRAGQFLVASCIRSTEGRKRVFTDINNVFIEFVESSIGFRPPDCYIQAYTDLLNDILAARSPTGSYISAEASATYIEVGLVKSMTKALRVLDLDHADSSKVVTGMVKALELVTKEHVHASDSTKGENLEKPADENQIERTEAGVDRFQPSETADHNEIVSDHVGPFNAVQTSVSSEFVTDDMENDGDLDGGFGPGAQDDFMHESEETGILENGMETVGIRFDIQRNGQNDLADEEDDDDDEMSEDDEGDEVDEDDDEDEDDDEEHHDLDEDEVHHMSHPDTDQEDQEIDEDEFDEDVMEEEDEDEEDDEDGVILRLEEGINGINVFDHIEVFGRENNFPNDALHVMPVEVFGSRRQGRTTSIYNLLGRSVDNGAPSQHPLLTEPSSSLHPSPFRQSDNAGDIILSDRNLENASSRLDTIFRSLRSGGRHGHRFNMWVEDSQQRGGSSAPVIPQGLEELLVSQLRRPTPEKPSENTNDMDVQAEGEGAQLEQQETGVAVGPPVESNGETSIPASSSELVEAENSNVAPEANEFLQGADASSAHAQAVDMQYERNGTVVRDVEAVSQESSESGATLGESLRSLEVEIGSADGHDDGGERQGSTDRLPLGDLQPARPRRANPLTNPMPPSSRDASLHSVSEVSENPDQGADQSVLASDQQIDRATDSSSIDPAFLDALPEELRAEVLSAQQGQVAQPSNAQPENANDIDPEFLAALPPDIRAEVLAQQQAQRLHQSQELEGQPVEMDTVSIIATFPAELREEVLLTSSDAVLANLTPALVAEATMLRERVAHRYHSRTLFGMYPRNRRGESSRRGDAPGSSVDRAGGNLASRRSVGGKLIEAEGAPLVDTEALKALIRLLRIVQPIYKGQLQKLLLNLCAHHESRAGLVQILMDMLMLDTRKPVHQLSDGSEPSYRLYSCQSYVMYSRPQFLDGVPPLVSRRILETLTYLARNHPNVAKLLLQLELPRSPARELHGSDQGRGKAVMVMEEDDKQHQEGDASIVLLLSLLNLPLYLRSIAHLEQLLNLLEVVIDNAESSSNTSNTTEVSPTEQPSGPEIAASDAGLNSDVGASSNDAMPAKSETSKPSTSSHANKECDVHSVLLGLPQAELRLLCSLLAREGLSDNAYALVGEVLKKLVAIAPTYCHLFIRELATSVENLSRSAIGELQVFGEAEKALLSSTSNDGTAILRVLQALSSLVACLQEKKKDPEGKDQTDTQTQVRGINSVLDPLWLELSTCISKIESYSDAVPDLFPASRSLSPTTASAVSPLPAGTQNVLPYIESFFVTCEKLDPLQAGASNDLSAAGTSEIEEATTSSGQQRTTSASNAKGDEKNAVFVKFSEKHRKLLNAFIRQNPGLLEKSFSLMLKVPRFIDFDNKRSHFRSKIKHQHDHHHSPLRISVRRAYILEDSYNQLRMRSTQDLKGRLTVHFQGEEGIDAGGLTREWYQLLSRVIFDKGALLFTTVGNESTFQPNPNSVYQTEHLSYFKFVGRVVGKALFDGQLLDVHFTRSFYKHILGVKVTYHDIEAIDPDYFKNLKWMLENDISDVLDLTFSMDADEEKLILYERAEVTDYELIPGGRNIRVTEENKHEYVDLVAEHRLTTAIRPQINAFLEGFNELISRELISIFNDKELELLISGLPDIDLDDMRANTEYSGYSSASPIIQWFWEVAQGFSKEDKARLLQFVTGTSKVPLEGFSALQGISGSQRFQIHKAYGSADHLPSAHTCFNQLDLPEYPSKQHLEERLLLAIHEANEGFGFG; from the exons ATGGCTTCCTTGAGATCGAGTTTGCCAGCTAGGTTGCGGCATCTCTTATCTGGTGATGGAGGAGCTGTTGGTCCTTCTCTAAAGCTCGAGTCTGAGCCT CCTCCTTCAATTAAGACTTTTATTGATAATGTGATCAAGACTCCATTACATGATATAGCCATACCTCTTACAGGCTTCAGATGGGAGTACAATAAG GGAAATTTTCACCATTGGAGGCCGCTTTTTTTGCATTTTGAGACCTTTTTCAAGACATATATCTCTCATAGGAGAGATCTTCTATTATCTGATAACATTTTGGACAATGATGACGCTTTCCCCAAGCATGCCATCCTGCAGATTTTAAGGGTGATGCAAACAATTCTAGAGAATTGCCCTAACAAGAGTTCATTTGCCGGAGTAGAG CATTTCAAGCTCTTACTTGCATCAACAGACCCAGAGATTCTTATTGCTACTTTGGAGACTCTCTGTActttggtgaagataaacccgtCGAAGCTACATGTGAGTGGCAAGTTGATAGGGTTGGGCTCGATAAATAGTTATCTTCTCAGTCTGGCACAAGGATGGGGAAGCAAAGAAGAAGGACTGGGTCTATATACATGTATTACATCAAATGAGAGAATAGAAGAGGACCCTTCTTCCTCTCTGTCTGATGTGGATAAGGAAGGTGCCAAATCTCAATATAGGTTAGGTTCAACCCTTTATTTTGAATTCCATGGGGTTAGTGCTCAGAGCACTGAGGGAAGCGGTGCCATGACAAAGTCTTCTGACTTGCGTGTCATACACATTTCTGATCTGCATACACAGCAGGAAGATGATTTATTATTGCTGAAGCAGTGTGTCGAGCAATACAATGTACCTCAAGAGCACAGGTTCTCATTGCTGTCCAGAATTAGATATGCCCGGTCTTTCTGTTCTCCTAGCGCCTGCAGACTTTATAGCAGGATCTGCCTTCTTGCATTTATTGTGCTTGTGCAATCTAATGATGCTCATGATGAGATTGTGTCTTTCTTTGCGAATGAGCCGGAGTACACAAACGAGTTGATCAAGATTGTTCGATCAGAGGAAACTATCCCTGGAACCATCAAGACCCTTGCTATGCTTGCGTTAGCTGCACAGTTGGCTGCATATTCATCATCTCATGATCGGGCCCGCATACTGAGTGGATCAAGCATCATCGCTGCTGGGGGGAACCGCATGGTTCTTCTGAATGTGTTTCAGAAAGCCGTTTCGTCAATGAAGAGTTCTAATGATCCGTCAACTCTTTCTTTGGTTGAAGCACTTCTACAATTTTACATGCTCCATGTTATATCCTCTTCAAGTTCAGGGAGCGCCATTAGAGGTTCAGGAATGGTTCCAACACTCTTGCCTGTACTTCAAGATGTTGAGTCTGCACATATGCATCTGGTCTGTCTTGCTGTAAAAGCTCTGCAGAAACTCATGAATTATAGTAATGCTGCTGTTTCTCTGTTCAAAGATTTGGGTGGAGTAGAACTCTTGGCTCAGAGGTTACATATTGAAGTAAATAGAGTTATTGGTTTGTCTGGTCCAAATGATAACTCAATGATCGTGGAAGACATATCAAATTTTGACGATGATCATTTGTATGCACAGAAGCGCCTCATCAAGGCTTTACTGAAGGCACTCGGTTCTGCCACTTATGCCCCTGCAAACTCTTCAAGGTCACATAACTCTCATGATAACTCATTGCCCATCTCTTTGTCAACCATTTTTCGTAACGTTGAGCGATTTGGGGGGGACATTTATTTCTCAGCAGTGACTGTTATGAATGAACTTATCCACAAGGACCCGACTTGTTTCTCTGCATTGCATGAATTGGGTCTTCCTGCAGCCTTTCTGTCTTCAGTGGCGGCTGGAATACTTCCATCCTCAAAAGCTATAACATGTGTTCCTAGTGGGTTAGGTGCGATCTGTCTTAATGCGAAAGGCTTAGAGGCAGTTAATGACACCACGGCTTTGCGATTCCTTGTAGACATCTTCACTTCCAGGAAATATGTGTTAGCTATGAACGAGGGTGTTGTCCCTTTGGCAAATGCAGTGGAAGAGCTTTTGCGGCATGTGTCTTCATTGAGAGGCACTGGTGTTGACCTAATAATCGAAGTTATTGATAAACTTGGTGCCTTCGGGGATGATGGGTGTTCTGGGTCATCTGAAAAAGGGGAAAGCAGTAATGCAATGGAAACAGACTCTGAAGACAAAAAAAGTGAAGGTCAGGGAAGCTTAGTTAGTACAGCCAATTCAACTTCTGATGGCATCAGCGATGAGCGATTTGTTCAGCTGTGCATCTTTCATGTGATGGTACTTGTTCACAGAACAATGGAAAACTCAGAAACTTGTAGATTATTTGTTGAGAAGAAGGGGATTGATGCTTTGATGAGGCTTTTGTTGCGACCTAGCATTGCTCAATCATCTGAAGGGATGTCTATTGCTTTGCACAGCACTGTGGTTTTTAAGGGTTTTACCCAGCATCACTCTGCTCCGTTGGCACATGCCTTCTGTGTCTCTCTTAGGGAAAATTTGAAGAAAGCTCTAGGAGGGTTTGATTCGGCATCTGGTTCATTTTTGCTGGCTCCGAAGTCCACACCTGATAAAGCGATTTTTTCTTGCCTTTTTATTGTGGAGTTCCTTCTCTTTCTTGCTGCATCTAGAGATAACCGTTGGGTAGCTGCTTTACTGATGGAGTTTGGTAATGATAGCAAGGATGTCCTGGAAGATATAGGGCGTGTCCATCGAGAGGTTTTATGGCAGATAGCTCTCCTTGAAGATACACCAGTTGACATTGAGGATAACAGTTCTGGTTCCACAACCGATGCACAGAAATTAGAAACAAATGCAGATCAAAGCGACGAACAGAGAGTCAACTCTTTTAGGCAGCAACTTGATCCCTTACTCAGGCGAAGATCATCTGGATGGAGTGTTGAATCTCAATTTTTTGACCTTATAAACATGTATCGAGATCTTGGTCGTGCAAGTGGTGGTCCGCAGAGGCTTGGTATGGATGGTTCTTCTAATCCACTGCTTAGATCTGGCCATCAGTTTCATGTAGCTGGCTCTTCTGAAGTTAGTGGGTCTAGTAAAGTGGAAGGTGATAAGCAGAGATCATACTATTCATTGTGCTGTGACATGATGAGATCACTTTCTTATCATATCAGCCATCTATTCTCAGAGTTGGGAAAAGTTATGTTGCTTCCTTCACGTCGTCGGGAAGATTCTTTTAATGTGTCCCCTGCTTCAAAGTCCGTTGCTTCCACTTTTGCCTCCATTGTCTTGGGACACTTGAATTTTGGTGGGCATGTTGATCCTTCTAAATCAGAGGCTTCCATATCAACTAAGTGTAGGTTCCTTGGTAAGGTTATTGATTTTGCAGATGGCATTCTGCTTGACAGATCAGACTCCTGCAATGCTATTTTAGTGAACTGCTTCTATGGCCATGGGGTTGTTCAGGCAGTATTGACCACTTTTGAAGCTACAAGTCAATTACTTTTTGCAGTCAACAGAGCCCCAGCCTCCCCCATGGAGACAGATGACCTGAAATCTAACCAGGGTGACAAGGACGAAGCAGACCACTCTTGGATATATGGTCCGTTGGCCAGTTATGGTACACTAATGGATCACCTAGTCACTTCAAACCTGATCATTTCTTCTTTCACAAAGCATTTGCTTGGACAGCCTCTTACAAATGGAAACATTTCTTTTCCAAGAGATGCAGAAGCATTTGTAAAGGTTCTCCAATCCATGGTTCTGAAGGCAGTGCTTCCCATATGGACTCATCCTCAATTTAGTGACTGCAGTTACGAGTTCATTACGACCATTGTTTCCATCATGAGGCATATATATTCTGGAGTGGAAGTTAAAAATGTTACTAGCAGCAGTGGAACTCGTGCAAGTGGTCCTCCTCCAAATGAAGCTGCTATATCAACAATTGAAGAGATGGGCTTTACCAGGTTGAGGGCTGAAGAAGCTCTGAGGCAAGTGGGAACAGATAGTGTTGAGATGGCAATGGAGTGGTTGTTTTCACATCCGGAGGAGGTcctagaagatgatgatgaacttgCTCGAGCTCTTGCTATGTCTCTTGGGTCTGGGAAGTCGGCCATGGAAGATGATGAAAAAGAGGTCATCCCAGATCAGGAGGAAGAAGCACTCCAGCTTCCACCCGT TGATGAACTGTTACTAACGTGTACACGGCTTTTGCAGGTGAAAGAATCTCTAGCTTTTCCTATCAGAGACCTGCTTGTAATGATATGCTCCCAAAATGATGGTGAATACAGGGCTAAAGTTATTACCTTCATAATTGACCATGTAAAGCTATGCAGTTCTGTTTCTGAAAGTGGAACCAGCAATGTGCTATCTGCACTTTTCCATGTTCTAGCCCTGGTTCTTCATGAGGATGCAGTGGCACGAAAAGTTGCCTTGGAAAATGGGCTGGTAACTATTGCTTCTGATTTGCTTTCTCAGTGGGACCCAAGTTCACAAGGAGGGGAGAAACTGCATGTGCCGAAGTGGGTCACATCATCTTTTCTTGCAATTGATCGTCTATTGCAAGTAGATCCGAAACTGGGTTCTGAGCTTCCAGAGCAGTTGAAAAAAGATGTTCCAGATACCAATCAATCATCACTTGTTATTGGTGAGGACAAGCCTAACAAATTGCAATCTACGTTGGGATTAGGTCAACCTGGCATTGGGGTTCAGGAGCAGAAAAGACTTGTTGAGATTGCTTGTAGGTGTATTAAGCTGCAACTTCCTTCTGAAACCATGCATGTGATTCTCCAGCTATGTGCTACACTTACCAGAACTCATGCTGTTGCTGTGAGCTTTCTCGACGAGGGTGGTTTGCCGTCACTGCTTTCTTTACCGACATGTAGCCTCTTTTCCGGATTTGATAACATTGCTGCTACCATAGTCCGTCATATTCTTGAAGATCCCCAGACACTTCAGCAAGCAATGGAAACTGAGATACGCCATAGCTTAGTGGCCGCAACAAATAGGCATTCAAATGGAAGGCTGACTCCACGCAATTTTCTGCTAAATTTAGCTTCTGTCATCTCTAGGGATCCAGTGGTCTTTATGCAAGCTTCGCAGTCCACTTGTCAAATTGAGATGGTTGGTGATAGACCATATGTTGTGTTACTGAAAGATCGTGAGAAAGACAAGtccaaggagaaagaaaagcgtCAATCTGCTGATGGGAAACCTGTTTCATGCGATATTAACACTCAGACTCCTGGGAGTGGCAGCGCTAAGGGCTTGGATTCAAATATCAAAAGTGCCAAAGTTCATCGAAAATCTCCTCAGAGTTTTACAAGCGTGATTGAACTTCTTTTGGATTCTGTAATTACCTATGTACCATCTCCACAAAATGACAGTTCAGGTGATGGGTTTTCTGGTGCCCCAACATTATCAAAAATGGACATTGATGACACTGCGAATAAAGGGAAAGGAAAGGCAATTGAGACAGTGCCTGAAAATAATGAGACCAGTGGCCAAGAAGCTTCTGCATCTCTTGCAAAGACAGTTTTTGTTCTGAAGTTGTTGACCGAGATACTTTTGACATACTCCTCTTCCGTGCCTATTCTTCTTCGAAGAGATGCCGAGATCAGCAACTGCAGAGGTCCTCCTCTAATGGGCCCTCCTGACATTTGCAGTGGAGGAATATTTCATCATATTCTTCACAAGTTTCTTCCTTATGCTGGAAGccacaagaaggaaaagaaagttgACGGCGACTGGAGGCAGAAACTAGCAACCAGGGCTGGCCAGTTTTTGGTTGCCTCTTGCATACGCTCAACAGAGGGGAGGAAGAGGGTTTTCACGGATATCAATAACGTGTTTATTGAGTTTGTAGAATCATCTATTGGTTTCAGGCCTCCGGATTGCTATATTCAAGCGTATACTGATCTTCTCAATGATATCCTAGCTGCTCGCTCTCCTACGGGTTCATATATTTCAGCTGAAGCCTCAGCAACATACATAGAAGTTGGACTAGTGAAATCGATGACTAAAGCTCTTCGTGTCTTGGACCTTGATCATGCTGATTCGTCTAAGGTTGTCACTGGGATGGTTAAGGCTCTTGAGTTGGTGACGAAGGAACATGTTCACGCTTCTGACTCCACAAAGGGTGAGAACTTAGAAAAGCCTGCTGATGAGAACCAAATAGAACGAACTGAAGCTGGTGTTGATAGGTTCCAACCATCAGAGACTGCTGATCATAACGAAATTGTATCTGATCATGTCGGGCCTTTCAATGCAGTACAGACATCTGTCAGCTCAGAATTTGTCACAGATGATATGGAAAATGATGGGGATCTTGATGGAGGTTTCGGTCCAGGAGCTCAAGATGACTTCATGCATGAATCTGAAGAAACTGGCATTCTTGAGAATGGAATGGAAACTGTAGGAATAAGATTTGACATCCAACGGAATGGGCAAAATGACcttgctgatgaagaagatgatgatgatgatgagatgtCAGAGGATGATGAGGGAGATGAAGTTGACGAagacgatgatgaagatgaggatgatgatgaagaacatcatgaccTTGATGAAGATGAAGTTCATCACATGTCGCATCCTGACACAGATCAGGAAGATCAAGAAATTGAcgaagatgaatttgatgaagatgTGATGGAGGAAGAGGATGAGGATGAGGAGGATGACGAAGATGGTGTAATTCTCAGGTTGGAGGAGGGTATAAATGGGATAAATGTTTTTGACCATATTGAGGTTTTTGGTAGGGAAAATAATTTCCCTAATGACGCTCTGCATGTGATGCCTGTTGAAGTTTTTGGTTCTAGACGCCAAGGGCGGACGACATCGATTTACAATCTTCTAGGAAGAAGTGTTGATAATGGAGCACCTTCTCAACATCCTCTCCTGACTGAACCTTCTTCTTCGTTGCATCCATCTCCGTTTAGACAATCAG ATAATGCAGGTGATATTATCTTATCAGATAGGAATTTGGAGAATGCTTCATCCCGGCTGGATACTATTTTCCGGTCACTGAGGAGTGGTGGCCGGCATGGACATCGTTTCAATATGTGGGTAGAGGATAGCCAACAACGAGGTGGTTCCAGTGCACCTGTTATTCCACAAGGTCTTGAGGAGCTGCTTGTTTCCCAGTTGAGAAGACCAACTCCTGAAAAACCTTCTGAAAATACAAATGACATGGATGTCCAAGCTGAAGGGGAGGGAGCTCAGTTAGAACAACAAGAAACAGGAGTAGCAGTAGGGCCACCTGTTGAAAGCAATGGAGAAACTTCTATCCCAGCATCCAGTTCTGAGTTGGTAGAAGCTGAAAACAGTAATGTTGCTCCAGAAGCCAATGAATTTCTTCAAGGAGCAGATGCATCATCAGCGCATGCTCAAGCTGTTGACATGCAGTATGAACGCAATGGAACTGTTGTGCGGGATGTTGAAGCGGTAAGCCAAGAGAGCAGTGAAAGTGGAGCAACCCTAGGGGAAAGTCTCCGTAGCCTTGAAGTGGAAATTGGAAGTGCTGATGGCCATGATGATGGAGGAGAAAGACAAGGATCTACAGATAGATTGCCGTTGGGTGATCTTCAGCCAGCACGGCCAAGAAGAGCAAATCCATTAACAAATCCCATGCCACCTAGTAGCAGAGATGCTTCACTTCACAGCGTTAGTGAAGTGTCGGAAAATCCTGATCAAGGAGCAGATCAAAGTGTTCTAGCTAGCGACCAGCAGATTGACAGGGCAACTGATTCCAGTTCAATTGATCCTGCATTCCTGGATGCACTACCAGAGGAGTTGCGTGCTGAAGTACTGTCTGCTCAACAAGGTCAAGTGGCACAACCTTCGAATGCCCAACCTGAGAATGCAAATGATATAGATCCTGAATTCCTAGCAGCCCTCCCTCCAGATATCCGTGCAGAGGTTTTAGCACAGCAGCAAGCTCAGAGATTGCACCAATCCCAGGAGCTGGAAGGGCAACCTGTTGAAATGGATACCGTTTCCATTATAGCCACATTCCCTGCTGAATTAAGAGAAGAG GTGCTATTGACATCATCTGATGCTGTTCTTGCCAATCTAACCCCTGCCCTTGTTGCGGAGGCAACTATGTTACGAGAAAGAGTGGCACATCGTTACCATAGTCGTACCCTTTTTGGTATGTATCCTAGAAACCGCAGAGGAGAATCTTCTAGGCGGGGTGATGCTCCTGGATCGAGTGTAGACAGAGCTGGTGGGAACCTCGCTTCCCGCAGATCCGTAGGTGGGAAATTAATCGAAGCTGAAGGGGCACCTTTAGTTGACACAGAAGCTTTGAAGGCATTGATACGGTTGCTTCGTATTGTCCAG CCCATCTATAAAGGTCAGTTGCAGAAGCTTCTTTTGAACCTATGTGCTCATCATGAGAGTAGAGCTGGTTTGGTGCAAATTCTGATGGATATGCTGATGCTTGATACACGCAAGCCTGTCCATCAATTAAGTGATGGGTCAGAGCCCTCATATAGGCTGTATTCTTGCCAGAGTTATGTTATGTACTCTCGCCCTCAATTTTTAGATG GGGTTCCTCCCTTGGTGTCCCGACGTATTCTTGAAACTCTCACCTACTTGGCACGAAATCATCCAAATGTGGCAAAGCTTTTGCTCCAGCTCGAGCTGCCTCGTTCTCCTGCAAGAGAGTTGCATGGATCTGATCAGGGGCGTGGCAAAGCTGTGATGGTTATGGAAGAGGATGATAAGCAGCATCAGGAAGGGGATGCGTCGATTGTCTTGCTTTTGAGTTTGTTGAATCTTCCACTTTATTTGAGGAGCATTGCTCATCTAGAACAA TTGCTAAATTTATTGGAAGTTGTCATTGATAATGCTGAAAGTAGCTCCAACACGTCTAATACGACAGAAGTATCGCCTACTGAGCAACCGTCTGGCCCTGAAATAGCGGCTTCTGATGCGGGGTTAAATTCTGATGTGGGTGCCTCTTCTAATGATGCTATGCCAGCCAAAAGTGAAACCTCTAAACCTTCCACATCTTCTCATGCAAATAAGGAATGTGACGTTCACTCTGTACTACTTGGCCTACCACAAGCTGAACTCAGGCTTTTATGCTCTTTGCTTGCACGTGAAGG TTTATCAGACAATGCTTATGCTCTTGTCGGTGAGGTTTTAAAGAAGTTGGTGGCTATTGCTCCAACTTATTGCCATTTATTTATCAGAGAGTTAGCAACTTCAGTAGAAAACCTTTCTAGATCTGCCATTGGTGAATTGCAAGTATTTGGAGAAGCAGAAAAGGCACTGCTTAGCTCAACTTCCAATGATGGTACTGCAATCCTGAGGGTTCTACAAGCACTAAGCTCTCTTGTTGCATGCttgcaagagaagaagaaagatccTGAAGGAAAAGATCAGACTGATACTCAAACTCAGGTGCGGGGGATAAATTCAGTTTTGGATCCCTTATGGTTGGAGTTAAGCACATGCATAAGCAAGATAGAGAGCTACTCAGATGCTGTTCCTGATTTATTCCCTGCATCCAGAAGCTTATCACCCACGACAGCAAGTGCAGTATCCCCACTTCCTGCGGGTACTCAGAATGTGTTGCCATATATTGAATCGTTCTTTGTAACATGTGAGAAGTTAGATCCTTTACAAGCAGGAGCCAGTAATGACCTCTCTGCTGCTGGGACTTCTGAAATTGAAGAGGCCACAACTTCCTCCGGACAGCAGAGGACAACTTCGGCTTCCAATGCAAAAGGTGATGAGAAAAATGCTGTATTTGTGAAGTTCTCAGAAAAGCATAGGAAGCTGTTGAATGCTTTTATAAGACAAAACCCTGGGCTGCTCGAAAAGTCATTCTCTCTGATGTTGAAGGTGCCGCGTTTTATCGACTTCGACAACAAGCGGTCTCACTTCAGATCAAAAATAAAGCACCAGCATGACCATCATCATAGTCCATTGAGAATTTCAGTCAGAAGAGCTTACATTCTCGAAGATTCATATAACCAGCTGCGCATGCGTTCCACCCAAGATCTAAAGGGGAGGTTGACTGTTCATTTCCAGGGAGAGGAAGGAATTGATGCTGGTGGACTTACAAGGGAGTGGTATCAGTTGTTGTCAAGGGTTATTTTTGACAAGGGGGCGCTACTTTTTACAACAGTTGGTAATGAGTCAACATTTCAGCCGAATCCCAACTCTGTTTACCAGACAGAACATCTTTCATACTTCAAGTTTGTTGGCCGAGTG